A genomic region of Saccopteryx bilineata isolate mSacBil1 chromosome 1, mSacBil1_pri_phased_curated, whole genome shotgun sequence contains the following coding sequences:
- the LOC136320953 gene encoding interferon-induced transmembrane protein 3-like, with translation MIKEDNEVGMMEAPQNSRPMMSTVVHIQPETVMPDYVVWSLFSTLFFNPCCLGLVAFSFSVKSRDRKMVGDVIGAQSYASTAKLLNIIALVLGILVAVILIIFYVLRSFKRF, from the exons ATGATCAAGGAGGACAATGAGGTGGGCATGATGGAGGCGCCCCAGAACTCAAGGCCCATGATGTCCACCGTGGTCCACATCCAGCCCGAGACGGTCATGCCCGACTACGTCGTCTGGTCTCTGTTCAGCACGCTCTTCTTCAACCCCTGCTGCCTGGGCTTAGTGGCCTTCTCCTTCTCAGTGAAG TCTAGGGACCGGAAGATGGTGGGCGACGTGATCGGGGCGCAGAGCTACGCGTCCACCGCCAAGCTCCTGAACATCATTGCCCTGGTCCTGGGCATTCTTGTGGCcgtcattttgattattttttatgtccTTCGTTCATTCAAAAGATTCTAG